One stretch of candidate division KSB1 bacterium DNA includes these proteins:
- a CDS encoding septal ring lytic transglycosylase RlpA family protein, whose protein sequence is MMRVQERVAKSRRRLIVGVGCILTLVVWACTPAPRTGYRSEGRPYRGGLFDGGPRRHRVLTGYCSYMGKEQQGEQMANGGRYDPYEMTAAHLRLPFGTVVKVTNTKNGRSVRVVIADRGPFKANRVIDVSYGAAYRLGMLNDGVVPVTLEVIGDMRDPNVMPDEPLVEAPSGKAEWLGRAVQGFERLVDWVLNKN, encoded by the coding sequence ATGATGAGAGTGCAAGAGAGGGTGGCCAAGAGCAGACGTCGCCTCATTGTAGGTGTGGGGTGCATCCTGACCCTCGTCGTGTGGGCGTGTACGCCTGCGCCGCGCACAGGGTATCGATCGGAGGGACGTCCGTACCGGGGGGGCCTCTTTGATGGAGGCCCACGAAGGCACAGGGTGTTGACTGGTTACTGCTCCTACATGGGCAAGGAGCAGCAAGGGGAGCAGATGGCCAATGGGGGGCGCTACGACCCCTACGAAATGACCGCCGCACATTTGCGACTTCCGTTTGGCACGGTTGTCAAGGTGACCAACACCAAGAACGGGCGTTCGGTGCGGGTGGTTATTGCGGATAGGGGCCCTTTTAAGGCCAATCGAGTCATCGATGTCTCCTACGGCGCCGCCTACAGATTGGGCATGCTCAATGACGGCGTCGTTCCCGTGACCTTGGAGGTGATAGGAGACATGCGCGACCCAAACGTAATGCCGGATGAGCCCCTGGTCGAGGCACCGAGCGGGAAGGCAGAATGGTTAGGACGAGCAGTCCAAGGCTTTGAGCGTCTGGTCGATTGGGTGTTGAACAAGAACTGA
- a CDS encoding phosphatase PAP2 family protein, which produces MQAWTFRLDAALFSLINQTLANPQFDVLMPFLTDIDNWRLIIALALLALCLFGGRKGRLATLLLVVTVTMTDQTSSHLLKPLVERTRPCHVLPNVRLLVGCSGAFSFPSSHAANLFGAAWLLWRFYRPLWPLFFLLASFVSYSRVYVGVHYPSDVLAGAVLGILCACTVEAVSRSLILRYTKLG; this is translated from the coding sequence ATGCAGGCCTGGACCTTCCGACTCGATGCCGCACTGTTTTCTCTCATCAACCAAACACTCGCCAACCCGCAATTCGATGTCCTCATGCCTTTCCTTACGGACATTGACAACTGGAGGCTGATTATCGCGCTGGCTCTTCTGGCGCTGTGCCTCTTTGGTGGGAGGAAAGGACGTCTCGCCACTCTTTTGCTGGTAGTGACGGTGACTATGACTGACCAGACGAGCAGTCACCTGCTCAAGCCTCTTGTGGAAAGGACTAGGCCCTGCCACGTGCTCCCCAACGTGCGCTTGCTGGTGGGTTGTTCAGGCGCATTTTCTTTTCCCTCCTCTCATGCAGCAAATCTCTTTGGAGCCGCGTGGTTGTTGTGGCGCTTTTATCGCCCCCTGTGGCCGCTGTTTTTTCTTCTGGCCTCCTTCGTTTCGTATTCGCGCGTCTATGTGGGCGTGCACTACCCCTCGGATGTCCTCGCGGGAGCGGTGCTTGGCATCCTGTGCGCATGCACCGTCGAGGCGGTCTCTAGGTCTCTAATCCTTCGCTACACAAAGCTCGGCTAA